In Montipora foliosa isolate CH-2021 chromosome 9, ASM3666993v2, whole genome shotgun sequence, the DNA window GGCGGGAAAAGCTAGTGCACGCAAACCTTCTTGGCGAAGCAAAAACATGGATCACAACGGAAGCCGACATCGTTTCTTCTCTCACCAACAACTTCGAGTAGACGACGACGATTCTCTGGACGTATGCCTTATGTAAGTGCAGttttatctatttattaaaCCAGTTTAAGAGCGCCTTTTTTGTTGTACTAGTAATGTTTTACCTATTGTAAAATCCTAATAGCTCTTTATCACAAGCATGCTTTCTATTCAATAGCAACAACTTAAACCAAAGATTTGCCGGAGCAGTACCGATTCACCAGCAACAAATGCCACAAATGCATTTTAGTGGACAGCCGCTCTTTCCTTTTCCACCTAACAGCCAGACCTTCTACCGTCCTGCTAGTGTGTTTCAACCGCCGAGCGACAGTCCACCACAATGCAACTCGCCAATAACAACGCGAACCCCATCGCCAAGTCCTGGGACTTCAGAGAGCTCGCGCCGGGCCACCAAAACCAGTTCGGAGGGAAAGAAGAAGTCCAAGGCTTCTGACTGGACAGAAGAAGAAACTCGTGATACGTTAGAACTATGGGGGCCGAAGTACGACAAGCTCCGCAGTGCGTCCAACAAGGACAGGGTGAAGATATGGAACGATATTTTCGTTGCATACAAGGAAAAGTACCCAGACAGTGAAAGAACTTTACCCCAGGTAAAGAAACGTATCCAGAATCTCGAATACGAGTACAAGCTTTTAAAGCAACGTTCTCAGTCGACCGGTGAAGCGGGGTTTAAGAAAATCAAAGAGGGGTTTCCGTACTTTGATTTTTTAGATGACGTGATGGGTCATCGCGATAGCGTTGACCCATCTAAAATGGCTATCGAAGGATCTTCTACGTTTGCTTCCGAAGATAGCAGCAATTCCTCAGCCTCGCCTACATTGCAAGAAAGCGGTAACGACACAGAGGAAAACCTAGACGACGAGCAACCAACCGCGACGGGAATGAAACGAAAGGCAACCGATAAGTCAGCGAAATCTGCCCGCAAAGGAAAGAAGGGACGTGATTTGCCGCAAACTGAGTGGCAAACAAGTTTTCTTCAGCTCA includes these proteins:
- the LOC137971338 gene encoding myb/SANT-like DNA-binding domain-containing protein 1; translation: MDHNGSRHRFFSHQQLRVDDDDSLDVCLINNLNQRFAGAVPIHQQQMPQMHFSGQPLFPFPPNSQTFYRPASVFQPPSDSPPQCNSPITTRTPSPSPGTSESSRRATKTSSEGKKKSKASDWTEEETRDTLELWGPKYDKLRSASNKDRVKIWNDIFVAYKEKYPDSERTLPQVKKRIQNLEYEYKLLKQRSQSTGEAGFKKIKEGFPYFDFLDDVMGHRDSVDPSKMAIEGSSTFASEDSSNSSASPTLQESGNDTEENLDDEQPTATGMKRKATDKSAKSARKGKKGRDLPQTEWQTSFLQLMERSLEQDSIRFERSTEMLRESQRNQMEQTNAILAGFKDIFKDLTSK